One segment of Nostoc flagelliforme CCNUN1 DNA contains the following:
- a CDS encoding thioesterase domain-containing protein: MQINSQTPEYKQNIPLNTLTPIIGTQVIEEWNDTQVVDHDLCIHHMFEMQVERSPQAIAVVFEDIQLTYQQLNKRANQLAHNLRTLGVGPEVLVGICLERSLEMIVGILGILKAGGAYVPLDPAYPPERLAFILSDTQASVLLTQEKLVKNLPPHQAQVVCLDSNWQGNTENNQENPVNQTTADNLVYVIYTSGSTGQPKGVMIPHRGICNQLYWRQTNFRLTQADKVLLTISFSFDPSVWQIFWPLCFGGQLILARPGGQQDTAYLVKVIIDQQITVLALVPSILRVLLEEKGIENCRFLRHITCGGEALPSELIEGFFAKLNLENVFHNCYGPTEASIDTTFWTCQRGTNYTIAPIGRPITNAEIHILDENLQPVPVGESGELYIGGIGLARGYLNRPELTTEKFIFNPFSSEAGARLYKTGDLARYLSDGNVEFLGRIDHQVKIRGFRIELGEIEAVLRQHRSVKEVVVIMREKVQGDKRLVAYLTLKQEQTAKVEQLRRFLQQKLPIYMMPSAFVILKALPMTPNGKIDRHSLPEPTQTRQQAEETFVAPSDETELQLARIWEKVLGIEPISITDNFFDLGGNSLLSIRLFAQVQKAFKKDMPLAILYQNPTIEQLAIILRQLEFSPSLSCLVPIKPNGSKPPLFLCQGFSLYQSLVPYLDSERPVYALISRDGQGMPVRFNGIEELASRYINEIKTLQPEGPYFLGGHSFGGVIAFEMAQQLSAQGQQIALLALFDSYVPGTMKKMSMSKRLSYNLKQFLKMGPAYLLKLCIERLSQKYGNLALKNQFIRTKNLQYLVSQAAYFKLVEEYATKYIPQVYLGRITLLMASDRRFQDEPELGWTKLAGGGLEIHEIPGDHLSIFKEPSIRLMAKKLELSIDERLI; encoded by the coding sequence ATGCAGATAAATAGCCAGACTCCAGAGTATAAGCAAAATATTCCCTTAAATACTTTAACTCCTATCATCGGCACTCAAGTTATAGAAGAATGGAATGATACCCAAGTAGTTGATCACGATCTGTGCATTCATCACATGTTTGAGATGCAAGTAGAGCGATCGCCCCAAGCAATTGCTGTAGTATTTGAAGATATACAACTTACTTATCAGCAGTTAAATAAGCGGGCAAATCAACTAGCGCACAACCTACGTACTTTGGGAGTTGGGCCTGAAGTACTTGTGGGAATTTGCTTGGAGCGCTCCTTGGAGATGATCGTAGGAATACTGGGTATTCTCAAAGCTGGAGGTGCTTATGTGCCTTTAGATCCGGCATATCCCCCAGAGCGTTTAGCCTTCATCTTGTCAGATACCCAGGCATCAGTGTTGTTAACGCAAGAAAAATTGGTCAAGAACCTACCACCGCATCAGGCGCAAGTGGTTTGTCTAGACTCAAACTGGCAAGGTAACACCGAAAACAATCAAGAAAATCCTGTAAATCAAACGACGGCTGATAACCTCGTCTACGTAATCTACACTTCTGGTTCTACAGGACAACCCAAGGGTGTAATGATCCCTCATCGTGGTATCTGCAATCAACTATACTGGCGACAAACAAACTTTAGATTAACTCAAGCAGATAAAGTTTTACTGACTATTTCTTTTAGCTTCGACCCCTCAGTGTGGCAAATATTCTGGCCATTGTGCTTTGGGGGGCAATTGATCTTGGCTCGCCCTGGTGGACAGCAAGATACTGCTTACCTTGTGAAGGTGATTATTGACCAGCAAATCACTGTTTTGGCCTTAGTACCTTCTATACTGCGTGTCTTACTGGAAGAGAAGGGAATTGAGAATTGTCGATTTCTCAGGCATATTACCTGCGGTGGTGAAGCTTTACCTAGCGAACTGATAGAAGGCTTCTTTGCCAAACTGAATTTGGAGAATGTTTTTCATAATTGCTATGGCCCGACAGAAGCTTCCATTGATACCACTTTCTGGACTTGCCAGCGCGGCACTAACTATACCATTGCTCCCATTGGTCGCCCTATTACGAATGCAGAGATTCACATCCTTGATGAAAATTTGCAGCCTGTGCCTGTTGGTGAATCAGGTGAACTGTACATTGGCGGCATTGGTCTAGCGCGAGGTTATCTTAACCGTCCAGAATTGACCACAGAGAAGTTCATTTTCAACCCTTTTAGCTCTGAAGCAGGGGCACGCCTTTACAAAACTGGGGACTTAGCACGTTACTTGAGCGATGGTAATGTCGAATTCCTTGGCCGGATTGACCACCAGGTGAAAATACGTGGCTTCCGAATTGAATTAGGAGAAATTGAAGCTGTCCTTAGACAACACCGCTCTGTGAAAGAAGTTGTTGTCATTATGAGAGAAAAAGTCCAGGGTGACAAACGTCTTGTGGCTTATCTGACTCTGAAGCAGGAACAAACAGCTAAAGTTGAGCAACTGCGTCGTTTCTTACAGCAGAAACTACCTATCTACATGATGCCTTCAGCTTTTGTCATATTGAAAGCTTTACCAATGACTCCTAATGGCAAGATAGATCGCCATTCTCTACCAGAACCGACTCAAACCAGACAACAAGCAGAAGAAACTTTTGTCGCTCCCAGTGATGAGACGGAACTTCAACTGGCAAGGATTTGGGAAAAAGTGCTAGGTATCGAGCCTATTAGCATCACGGATAACTTCTTTGATTTAGGAGGCAATTCGTTGCTATCCATACGCCTGTTTGCACAAGTCCAGAAAGCCTTTAAAAAAGATATGCCTTTGGCTATTCTTTATCAAAATCCGACTATTGAGCAACTAGCCATAATTCTTCGCCAATTAGAGTTTTCGCCGTCTTTATCGTGTTTAGTACCAATTAAACCTAATGGTTCTAAACCACCTTTATTTTTATGTCAAGGTTTTAGCTTATATCAGTCTCTAGTTCCTTATTTAGATTCAGAACGACCTGTTTATGCCTTAATATCACGGGATGGACAAGGAATGCCAGTTAGGTTCAATGGAATAGAGGAACTAGCATCGCGCTACATCAATGAAATAAAAACTCTCCAACCTGAAGGTCCTTATTTTTTGGGAGGTCATTCTTTTGGGGGAGTTATAGCATTTGAAATGGCTCAACAATTGTCAGCACAAGGTCAGCAAATAGCTTTACTAGCTTTGTTTGATTCTTATGTACCAGGTACAATGAAAAAAATGTCTATGTCCAAGAGACTATCATATAACTTGAAGCAATTTTTAAAAATGGGGCCTGCCTATCTTCTAAAACTTTGCATAGAACGGTTGTCACAAAAATATGGCAATCTAGCTCTGAAAAATCAATTTATCAGAACTAAAAACCTCCAATATCTAGTTAGCCAAGCGGCATACTTCAAACTTGTAGAAGAATATGCAACAAAATATATACCACAAGTTTACTTGGGTCGTATAACCCTCTTAATGGCTAGTGATAGGCGTTTTCAGGATGAGCCTGAACTAGGTTGGACGAAGTTGGCGGGTGGAGGATTGGAGATACATGAAATTCCTGGGGATCACCTTAGTATTTTCAAAGAGCCTAGCATCCGGTTAATGGCTAAAAAACTAGAGCTTTCTATAGATGAGCGTTTGATCTGA